In Excalfactoria chinensis isolate bCotChi1 chromosome 5, bCotChi1.hap2, whole genome shotgun sequence, a single genomic region encodes these proteins:
- the LIN7C gene encoding protein lin-7 homolog C — protein MASLGEPVRLERDICRAIELLEKLQRSGEVPPQKLQALQRVLQSEFCNAVREVYEHVYETVDISSSPEVRANATAKATVAAFAASEGHSHPRVVELPKTEEGLGFNIMGGKEQNSPIYISRIIPGGIADRHGGLKRGDQLLSVNGVSVEGEHHEKAVELLKAAQGKVKLVVRYTPKVLEEMESRFEKMRSAKRRQQN, from the exons ATGGCGTCGTTAGGTGAGCCGGTTCGTCTAGAGCGAG ataTCTGCAGAGCAATTGAATTGCtggaaaaattacagagaagtGGAGAAGTGCCACCGCAGAAACTACAGGCTTTGCAAAGGGTCCTTCAGAGTGAATTCTGTAATGCTGTAAGGGAG GTGTACGAACATGTATATGAAACTGTGGATATCAGCAGTAGCCCAGAAGTGAGAGCTAATGCAACAGCGAAG GCCACTGTAGCTGCATTTGCTGCTAGTGAAGGTCATTCGCATCCCAGAGTGGTTGAACTGCCGAAAACTGAAGAAGGTCTTGGATTCAACATCATGGGAGGCAAAGAACAAAATTCTCCCATCTATATCTCCCGAATTATCCCTGGTGGTATAGCTGATAGGCACGGAGGCCTGAAACGTGGAGACCAGCTCCTTTCTGTAAACGGAGTG AGCGTCGAAGGTGAACACCATGAAAAAGCAGTAGAACTACTGAAGGCAGCCCAAGGGAAGGTAAAATTGGTTGTACGATACACACCGAAGGTGCTGGAAGAAATGGAGTCAAGATTTGAAAAAATGAGATCGGCGAAACGCAGGCAGCAAAACTAA